In Trifolium pratense cultivar HEN17-A07 linkage group LG7, ARS_RC_1.1, whole genome shotgun sequence, a genomic segment contains:
- the LOC123898456 gene encoding CBL-interacting protein kinase 5-like isoform X3 produces MEKKATILMEKYEVGRMIGQGNFAKVYHARNLKTGQNVAIKVCNKEMIMRVGMKEQMKREISVMHLVRHPNIVEFYDVMASKTKIYFAMEYVKGGELFNKVSRGKLREDMARKYFQQLIEAVNHCHKRGVYHRDLKLENLLLDENGDLKVSDFGLSALLESKKKDGLLHTTCGTPAYVAPEVIRQKGYDGAMADIWSCGIILYVLLAGYLPFNDKNLMEMYKKIAKAEFKFPQWFRSDAKRLIYRILDPDPRTRITINNIMQNSWFQKGYKQIEGPKLPPISLTRGDVSDFHDAFDDPSSLNAFDIISLTSGFDLSGLFEKDMSERQHARFATKKPPSIVVSKLEEIAQLDGRFKVKKQNGIVRLEGNETGINEQLSIDTEIFEVSSSVYIVEVNKIVGDMLEYRNFWNQLLKPSLNEIVWVWQEYE; encoded by the exons ATGGAGAAGAAAGCAACAATTCTAATGGAAAAGTATGAGGTAGGGCGCATGATTGGCCAAGGAAATTTCGCGAAAGTTTACCATGCAAGGAACTTAAAGACAGGACAAAATGTTGCCATCAAAGTGTGTAACAAAGAAATGATCATGAGAGTCGGTATGAAGGAACAAATGAAGCGCGAAATTTCTGTGATGCATCTCGTTCGACACCCCAACATTGTCGAATTCTATGATGTCATGGcaagcaaaacaaaaatatattttgctaTGGAATACGTGAAAGGCGGCGAGCTTTTCAATAAAGTGTCCCGAGGGAAGCTAAGGGAAGATATGGCTAGAAAATATTTCCAACAACTTATTGAAGCTGTTAACCATTGTCACAAAAGAGGGGTTTATCACCGCGATCTTAAACTGGAAAATCTTCTCCTCGACGAAAATGGTGATCTCAAAGTTTCGGATTTCGGTCTTAGTGCATTGTTGGaatcaaaaaagaaagatggtCTTCTTCACACAACATGTGGTACTCCAGCTTATGTAGCACCTGAGGTTATCAGGCAGAAAGGCTACGATGGCGCCATGGCAGATATTTGGTCTTGTGGTATTATTCTCTATGTTCTATTAGCTGGTTATCTTCCTTTCAATGataaaaatctaatggaaatgTATAAGAAGATTGCAAAAGCAGAATTCAAGTTTCCGCAATGGTTTCGTTCTGATGCGAAAAGGCTTATTTATAGAATTCTTGATCCTGATCCAAGAACAAGAATTACTATTAACAATATAATGCAAAATAGTTGGTTTCAAAAAGGGTATAAACAGATTGAAGGACCAAAATTACCACCTATATCGCTTACGCGTGGCGATGTCTCAGATTTTCATGATGCTTTTGATGATCCATCATCAC TCAATGCATTTGATATCATATCACTCACTTCAGGATTTGATCTTTCTGGTTTGTTTGAGAAAGATATGAGTGAAAGACAACATGCAAGATTTGCTACAAAAAAACCACCTTCAATAGTTGTGTCAAAACTTGAAGAAATAGCACAATTAGATGGTAGATTTAAGGTTAAGAAGCAAAATGGGATTGTAAGATTGGAGGGAAATGAGACAGGGATAAATGAACAACTTAGTATAGATACAGAAATCTTTGAAGTTTCTTCTTCAGTTTATATTGTTGAGGTGAACAAAATTGTTGGAGACATGTTGGAATATAGGAATTTCTGGAACCAGTTGTTAAAGCCTTCGCTAAATGAAATTGTTTGGGTTTGGCAAGAATATGAATAG
- the LOC123898456 gene encoding CBL-interacting serine/threonine-protein kinase 20-like isoform X1, whose translation MEKKATILMEKYEVGRMIGQGNFAKVYHARNLKTGQNVAIKVCNKEMIMRVGMKEQMKREISVMHLVRHPNIVEFYDVMASKTKIYFAMEYVKGGELFNKVSRGKLREDMARKYFQQLIEAVNHCHKRGVYHRDLKLENLLLDENGDLKVSDFGLSALLESKKKDGLLHTTCGTPAYVAPEVIRQKGYDGAMADIWSCGIILYVLLAGYLPFNDKNLMEMYKKIAKAEFKFPQWFRSDAKRLIYRILDPDPRTRITINNIMQNSWFQKGYKQIEGPKLPPISLTRGDVSDFHDAFDDPSSPSNDPPSPMSVKDHEDYAMKPYCFNAFDIISLTSGFDLSGLFEKDMSERQHARFATKKPPSIVVSKLEEIAQLDGRFKVKKQNGIVRLEGNETGINEQLSIDTEIFEVSSSVYIVEVNKIVGDMLEYRNFWNQLLKPSLNEIVWVWQEYE comes from the coding sequence ATGGAGAAGAAAGCAACAATTCTAATGGAAAAGTATGAGGTAGGGCGCATGATTGGCCAAGGAAATTTCGCGAAAGTTTACCATGCAAGGAACTTAAAGACAGGACAAAATGTTGCCATCAAAGTGTGTAACAAAGAAATGATCATGAGAGTCGGTATGAAGGAACAAATGAAGCGCGAAATTTCTGTGATGCATCTCGTTCGACACCCCAACATTGTCGAATTCTATGATGTCATGGcaagcaaaacaaaaatatattttgctaTGGAATACGTGAAAGGCGGCGAGCTTTTCAATAAAGTGTCCCGAGGGAAGCTAAGGGAAGATATGGCTAGAAAATATTTCCAACAACTTATTGAAGCTGTTAACCATTGTCACAAAAGAGGGGTTTATCACCGCGATCTTAAACTGGAAAATCTTCTCCTCGACGAAAATGGTGATCTCAAAGTTTCGGATTTCGGTCTTAGTGCATTGTTGGaatcaaaaaagaaagatggtCTTCTTCACACAACATGTGGTACTCCAGCTTATGTAGCACCTGAGGTTATCAGGCAGAAAGGCTACGATGGCGCCATGGCAGATATTTGGTCTTGTGGTATTATTCTCTATGTTCTATTAGCTGGTTATCTTCCTTTCAATGataaaaatctaatggaaatgTATAAGAAGATTGCAAAAGCAGAATTCAAGTTTCCGCAATGGTTTCGTTCTGATGCGAAAAGGCTTATTTATAGAATTCTTGATCCTGATCCAAGAACAAGAATTACTATTAACAATATAATGCAAAATAGTTGGTTTCAAAAAGGGTATAAACAGATTGAAGGACCAAAATTACCACCTATATCGCTTACGCGTGGCGATGTCTCAGATTTTCATGATGCTTTTGATGATCCATCATCACCATCAAATGATCCTCCAAGTCCAATGTCTGTTAAAGATCATGAAGACTATGCTATGAAGCCATATTGTTTCAATGCATTTGATATCATATCACTCACTTCAGGATTTGATCTTTCTGGTTTGTTTGAGAAAGATATGAGTGAAAGACAACATGCAAGATTTGCTACAAAAAAACCACCTTCAATAGTTGTGTCAAAACTTGAAGAAATAGCACAATTAGATGGTAGATTTAAGGTTAAGAAGCAAAATGGGATTGTAAGATTGGAGGGAAATGAGACAGGGATAAATGAACAACTTAGTATAGATACAGAAATCTTTGAAGTTTCTTCTTCAGTTTATATTGTTGAGGTGAACAAAATTGTTGGAGACATGTTGGAATATAGGAATTTCTGGAACCAGTTGTTAAAGCCTTCGCTAAATGAAATTGTTTGGGTTTGGCAAGAATATGAATAG
- the LOC123898456 gene encoding CBL-interacting protein kinase 5-like isoform X4, giving the protein MEKKATILMEKYEVGRMIGQGNFAKVYHARNLKTGQNVAIKVCNKEMIMRVGMKEQMKREISVMHLVRHPNIVEFYDVMASKTKIYFAMEYVKGGELFNKVSRGKLREDMARKYFQQLIEAVNHCHKRGVYHRDLKLENLLLDENGDLKVSDFGLSALLESKKKDGLLHTTCGTPAYVAPEVIRQKGYDGAMADIWSCGIILYVLLAGYLPFNDKNLMEMYKKIAKAEFKFPQWFRSDAKRLIYRILDPDPRTRITINNIMQNSWFQKGYKQIEGPKLPPISLTRDHEDYAMKPYCFNAFDIISLTSGFDLSGLFEKDMSERQHARFATKKPPSIVVSKLEEIAQLDGRFKVKKQNGIVRLEGNETGINEQLSIDTEIFEVSSSVYIVEVNKIVGDMLEYRNFWNQLLKPSLNEIVWVWQEYE; this is encoded by the exons ATGGAGAAGAAAGCAACAATTCTAATGGAAAAGTATGAGGTAGGGCGCATGATTGGCCAAGGAAATTTCGCGAAAGTTTACCATGCAAGGAACTTAAAGACAGGACAAAATGTTGCCATCAAAGTGTGTAACAAAGAAATGATCATGAGAGTCGGTATGAAGGAACAAATGAAGCGCGAAATTTCTGTGATGCATCTCGTTCGACACCCCAACATTGTCGAATTCTATGATGTCATGGcaagcaaaacaaaaatatattttgctaTGGAATACGTGAAAGGCGGCGAGCTTTTCAATAAAGTGTCCCGAGGGAAGCTAAGGGAAGATATGGCTAGAAAATATTTCCAACAACTTATTGAAGCTGTTAACCATTGTCACAAAAGAGGGGTTTATCACCGCGATCTTAAACTGGAAAATCTTCTCCTCGACGAAAATGGTGATCTCAAAGTTTCGGATTTCGGTCTTAGTGCATTGTTGGaatcaaaaaagaaagatggtCTTCTTCACACAACATGTGGTACTCCAGCTTATGTAGCACCTGAGGTTATCAGGCAGAAAGGCTACGATGGCGCCATGGCAGATATTTGGTCTTGTGGTATTATTCTCTATGTTCTATTAGCTGGTTATCTTCCTTTCAATGataaaaatctaatggaaatgTATAAGAAGATTGCAAAAGCAGAATTCAAGTTTCCGCAATGGTTTCGTTCTGATGCGAAAAGGCTTATTTATAGAATTCTTGATCCTGATCCAAGAACAAGAATTACTATTAACAATATAATGCAAAATAGTTGGTTTCAAAAAGGGTATAAACAGATTGAAGGACCAAAATTACCACCTATATCGCTTACGCGTG ATCATGAAGACTATGCTATGAAGCCATATTGTTTCAATGCATTTGATATCATATCACTCACTTCAGGATTTGATCTTTCTGGTTTGTTTGAGAAAGATATGAGTGAAAGACAACATGCAAGATTTGCTACAAAAAAACCACCTTCAATAGTTGTGTCAAAACTTGAAGAAATAGCACAATTAGATGGTAGATTTAAGGTTAAGAAGCAAAATGGGATTGTAAGATTGGAGGGAAATGAGACAGGGATAAATGAACAACTTAGTATAGATACAGAAATCTTTGAAGTTTCTTCTTCAGTTTATATTGTTGAGGTGAACAAAATTGTTGGAGACATGTTGGAATATAGGAATTTCTGGAACCAGTTGTTAAAGCCTTCGCTAAATGAAATTGTTTGGGTTTGGCAAGAATATGAATAG
- the LOC123898456 gene encoding CBL-interacting protein kinase 5-like isoform X2: MEKKATILMEKYEVGRMIGQGNFAKVYHARNLKTGQNVAIKVCNKEMIMRVGMKEQMKREISVMHLVRHPNIVEFYDVMASKTKIYFAMEYVKGGELFNKVSRGKLREDMARKYFQQLIEAVNHCHKRGVYHRDLKLENLLLDENGDLKVSDFGLSALLESKKKDGLLHTTCGTPAYVAPEVIRQKGYDGAMADIWSCGIILYVLLAGYLPFNDKNLMEMYKKIAKAEFKFPQWFRSDAKRLIYRILDPDPRTRITINNIMQNSWFQKGYKQIEGPKLPPISLTPMSVKDHEDYAMKPYCFNAFDIISLTSGFDLSGLFEKDMSERQHARFATKKPPSIVVSKLEEIAQLDGRFKVKKQNGIVRLEGNETGINEQLSIDTEIFEVSSSVYIVEVNKIVGDMLEYRNFWNQLLKPSLNEIVWVWQEYE, translated from the exons ATGGAGAAGAAAGCAACAATTCTAATGGAAAAGTATGAGGTAGGGCGCATGATTGGCCAAGGAAATTTCGCGAAAGTTTACCATGCAAGGAACTTAAAGACAGGACAAAATGTTGCCATCAAAGTGTGTAACAAAGAAATGATCATGAGAGTCGGTATGAAGGAACAAATGAAGCGCGAAATTTCTGTGATGCATCTCGTTCGACACCCCAACATTGTCGAATTCTATGATGTCATGGcaagcaaaacaaaaatatattttgctaTGGAATACGTGAAAGGCGGCGAGCTTTTCAATAAAGTGTCCCGAGGGAAGCTAAGGGAAGATATGGCTAGAAAATATTTCCAACAACTTATTGAAGCTGTTAACCATTGTCACAAAAGAGGGGTTTATCACCGCGATCTTAAACTGGAAAATCTTCTCCTCGACGAAAATGGTGATCTCAAAGTTTCGGATTTCGGTCTTAGTGCATTGTTGGaatcaaaaaagaaagatggtCTTCTTCACACAACATGTGGTACTCCAGCTTATGTAGCACCTGAGGTTATCAGGCAGAAAGGCTACGATGGCGCCATGGCAGATATTTGGTCTTGTGGTATTATTCTCTATGTTCTATTAGCTGGTTATCTTCCTTTCAATGataaaaatctaatggaaatgTATAAGAAGATTGCAAAAGCAGAATTCAAGTTTCCGCAATGGTTTCGTTCTGATGCGAAAAGGCTTATTTATAGAATTCTTGATCCTGATCCAAGAACAAGAATTACTATTAACAATATAATGCAAAATAGTTGGTTTCAAAAAGGGTATAAACAGATTGAAGGACCAAAATTACCACCTATATCGCTTAC TCCAATGTCTGTTAAAGATCATGAAGACTATGCTATGAAGCCATATTGTTTCAATGCATTTGATATCATATCACTCACTTCAGGATTTGATCTTTCTGGTTTGTTTGAGAAAGATATGAGTGAAAGACAACATGCAAGATTTGCTACAAAAAAACCACCTTCAATAGTTGTGTCAAAACTTGAAGAAATAGCACAATTAGATGGTAGATTTAAGGTTAAGAAGCAAAATGGGATTGTAAGATTGGAGGGAAATGAGACAGGGATAAATGAACAACTTAGTATAGATACAGAAATCTTTGAAGTTTCTTCTTCAGTTTATATTGTTGAGGTGAACAAAATTGTTGGAGACATGTTGGAATATAGGAATTTCTGGAACCAGTTGTTAAAGCCTTCGCTAAATGAAATTGTTTGGGTTTGGCAAGAATATGAATAG
- the LOC123898456 gene encoding CBL-interacting protein kinase 5-like isoform X5 has protein sequence MEKYEVGRMIGQGNFAKVYHARNLKTGQNVAIKVCNKEMIMRVGMKEQMKREISVMHLVRHPNIVEFYDVMASKTKIYFAMEYVKGGELFNKVSRGKLREDMARKYFQQLIEAVNHCHKRGVYHRDLKLENLLLDENGDLKVSDFGLSALLESKKKDGLLHTTCGTPAYVAPEVIRQKGYDGAMADIWSCGIILYVLLAGYLPFNDKNLMEMYKKIAKAEFKFPQWFRSDAKRLIYRILDPDPRTRITINNIMQNSWFQKGPMSVKDHEDYAMKPYCFNAFDIISLTSGFDLSGLFEKDMSERQHARFATKKPPSIVVSKLEEIAQLDGRFKVKKQNGIVRLEGNETGINEQLSIDTEIFEVSSSVYIVEVNKIVGDMLEYRNFWNQLLKPSLNEIVWVWQEYE, from the exons ATGGAAAAGTATGAGGTAGGGCGCATGATTGGCCAAGGAAATTTCGCGAAAGTTTACCATGCAAGGAACTTAAAGACAGGACAAAATGTTGCCATCAAAGTGTGTAACAAAGAAATGATCATGAGAGTCGGTATGAAGGAACAAATGAAGCGCGAAATTTCTGTGATGCATCTCGTTCGACACCCCAACATTGTCGAATTCTATGATGTCATGGcaagcaaaacaaaaatatattttgctaTGGAATACGTGAAAGGCGGCGAGCTTTTCAATAAAGTGTCCCGAGGGAAGCTAAGGGAAGATATGGCTAGAAAATATTTCCAACAACTTATTGAAGCTGTTAACCATTGTCACAAAAGAGGGGTTTATCACCGCGATCTTAAACTGGAAAATCTTCTCCTCGACGAAAATGGTGATCTCAAAGTTTCGGATTTCGGTCTTAGTGCATTGTTGGaatcaaaaaagaaagatggtCTTCTTCACACAACATGTGGTACTCCAGCTTATGTAGCACCTGAGGTTATCAGGCAGAAAGGCTACGATGGCGCCATGGCAGATATTTGGTCTTGTGGTATTATTCTCTATGTTCTATTAGCTGGTTATCTTCCTTTCAATGataaaaatctaatggaaatgTATAAGAAGATTGCAAAAGCAGAATTCAAGTTTCCGCAATGGTTTCGTTCTGATGCGAAAAGGCTTATTTATAGAATTCTTGATCCTGATCCAAGAACAAGAATTACTATTAACAATATAATGCAAAATAGTTGGTTTCAAAAAGG TCCAATGTCTGTTAAAGATCATGAAGACTATGCTATGAAGCCATATTGTTTCAATGCATTTGATATCATATCACTCACTTCAGGATTTGATCTTTCTGGTTTGTTTGAGAAAGATATGAGTGAAAGACAACATGCAAGATTTGCTACAAAAAAACCACCTTCAATAGTTGTGTCAAAACTTGAAGAAATAGCACAATTAGATGGTAGATTTAAGGTTAAGAAGCAAAATGGGATTGTAAGATTGGAGGGAAATGAGACAGGGATAAATGAACAACTTAGTATAGATACAGAAATCTTTGAAGTTTCTTCTTCAGTTTATATTGTTGAGGTGAACAAAATTGTTGGAGACATGTTGGAATATAGGAATTTCTGGAACCAGTTGTTAAAGCCTTCGCTAAATGAAATTGTTTGGGTTTGGCAAGAATATGAATAG
- the LOC123899011 gene encoding protein DOG1-like 4: MKNPVVEKFSEFYQKWVLKLEEIHHELIEVSKKKTEFVMNEQELQTLVSRVTTHLKEYYTVKWGAAHEDVVVFFTPTWLSPLENAYLWVTGWKPSSIFRILERFDITDEQRKEIEKLRVRIKMEEEKVEREMERQQVAMADLKIVELAKLSCRAMKDDAKVNGLVGVALKGVFAGLEKVMKTSDCARLKTLKGVLDVLSPIQCVDFLAAHIGMQLRLRQFGMKMITGSN, translated from the coding sequence ATGAAGAACCCTGTTGTGGAAAAGTTCTCTGAATTTTATCAGAAATGGGTTTTGAAGCTTGAAGAAATTCACCATGAGCTTATTGAAGtatcaaagaaaaaaacagaGTTTGTAATGAATGAACAAGAATTACAAACACTAGTTTCAAGAGTCACAACCCATTTGAAAGAATATTACACTGTCAAATGGGGTGCAGCACATGAAGATGTTGTAGTGTTTTTCACACCAACATGGCTTAGTCCATTGGAAAATGCTTACCTTTGGGTAACTGGTTGGAAACCTTCCTCAATTTTTCGCATTCTCGAGAGATTTGACATAACAGATGAACAGAGAAAGGAGATAGAGAAATTGAGAGTGAGGATAAAGATGGAGGAAGAGAAAGTGGAGAGAGAGATGGAGAGACAACAAGTTGCTATGGCTGATTTGAAGATAGTGGAACTGGCTAAGCTTTCATGTAGAGCAATGAAAGATGATGCAAAGGTTAATGGGTTGGTTGGTGTGGCTTTGAAAGGTGTTTTTGCTGGTTTGGAGAAAGTTATGAAAACTTCTGATTGTGCCAGACTTAAGACACTTAAAGGGGTTTTGGATGTTTTAAGTCCAATTCAGTGTGTCGATTTTTTAGCTGCACATATTGGTATGCAGCTGAGGCTGAGGCAATTTGGGATGAAGATGATTACTGGATCCAATTGA